Proteins encoded together in one Microbacterium oxydans window:
- a CDS encoding NUDIX hydrolase: MSASEPSLPVAGTAVLLRPAPAGFEVLLMRRPDRGSFADAWVFPGGKVEPSDRRAGDDEVEDARRAAIRETFEEVGLVVDDPVVLSEWRPPSEAPTRIRTWFFLAEAPDGEPVPSADEVAELTWTTPAEALARHGAGEWTLYPPTWITLHQLSAFTDAASALSSGGSAQLFQTRVLETEAGRAFAWEQGRLEAGALPWRFVAD; encoded by the coding sequence GTGAGCGCCTCAGAGCCGTCCCTCCCCGTCGCCGGCACCGCCGTGCTGCTGCGCCCCGCCCCGGCGGGCTTCGAGGTGCTGCTGATGCGTCGGCCCGATCGCGGGTCGTTCGCCGACGCCTGGGTCTTCCCGGGCGGCAAGGTCGAGCCGAGCGACCGCCGTGCGGGCGACGACGAGGTCGAGGACGCGCGCCGCGCGGCGATCCGGGAGACCTTCGAGGAGGTCGGACTCGTGGTCGATGATCCGGTGGTGCTGTCGGAGTGGCGGCCGCCGAGCGAAGCCCCCACCCGGATCCGCACCTGGTTCTTCCTGGCGGAGGCGCCGGACGGGGAGCCCGTGCCGTCCGCCGACGAGGTGGCGGAGCTGACCTGGACGACTCCCGCCGAAGCCCTGGCGCGTCACGGCGCGGGGGAGTGGACGCTGTATCCGCCCACGTGGATCACGCTGCATCAGCTCTCCGCCTTCACCGACGCGGCGTCCGCGCTGTCGTCCGGCGGGTCGGCGCAGCTGTTCCAGACGAGGGTGCTCGAGACGGAAGCCGGTCGCGCGTTCGCCTGGGAGCAGGGGCGCCTCGAAGCGGGTGCACTGCCCTGGCGGTTCGTCGCCGACTGA
- the metX gene encoding homoserine O-acetyltransferase MetX, whose product MDWQTTSEDTVPSAPVTEADVRLLRARPPATGAWRDGDPVGGRRFAAFGAFATESGAELPGIRIAYESWGELNAARDNAVLVLHALTGDSHVRGAAGSGHPTVGWWEDITGPGAPLDTDRWFVIAPNMLGGCQGSTGPASVAPDGYEWASRFPYLTIRDQVTAQVRLADALGIDSWAAVIGGSMGGMHALEWAVMQPERVQRLAVLSSPPVTTADQIALNTVQLETIRMDPRFQGGEYYDLGDGDGPHRGLALARRMALLNYRSPIELNQRFQRSWQSDVSPLGHGGRFAVESYLDFHGNKFTRRFDANSYITLVEAMNSHDVGRGRGGVEEALHAVTATTLVLGIDSDRLFPVDGQQRIARSIPHVIDDEAVVLTSDFGHDGFLIETDAVGSNLRRLLES is encoded by the coding sequence ATGGACTGGCAGACGACCTCCGAGGACACGGTGCCGTCGGCGCCCGTGACGGAGGCCGACGTCCGGCTGCTCCGTGCCCGCCCACCCGCGACGGGTGCCTGGCGCGACGGCGACCCCGTCGGCGGCCGGCGCTTCGCCGCGTTCGGCGCGTTCGCGACCGAGAGCGGCGCCGAGCTGCCCGGCATCCGGATCGCCTACGAGTCGTGGGGCGAGCTGAACGCCGCCCGCGACAACGCCGTCCTGGTGCTGCACGCCCTCACCGGCGACAGCCACGTGCGCGGCGCCGCCGGATCCGGCCACCCGACCGTGGGGTGGTGGGAGGACATCACCGGTCCCGGCGCCCCGCTCGACACCGACCGCTGGTTCGTGATCGCCCCGAACATGCTCGGCGGTTGCCAGGGGTCCACGGGGCCGGCGAGCGTCGCCCCCGACGGCTACGAATGGGCCTCGCGCTTCCCGTACCTGACCATCCGCGACCAGGTCACTGCGCAGGTGCGCCTCGCCGACGCCCTCGGCATCGACAGCTGGGCAGCGGTCATCGGCGGTTCCATGGGCGGAATGCACGCCCTGGAGTGGGCGGTGATGCAGCCCGAACGCGTGCAGCGGCTGGCCGTCCTCTCGTCGCCCCCGGTCACGACGGCCGACCAGATCGCCCTCAACACGGTGCAGCTGGAGACGATCCGGATGGATCCGCGTTTCCAGGGCGGCGAGTACTACGACCTCGGCGACGGCGACGGCCCCCATCGCGGGCTCGCGCTCGCGCGCCGCATGGCGCTGCTGAACTACCGCAGCCCGATCGAGCTCAACCAGCGCTTCCAACGGTCCTGGCAGTCGGATGTGTCGCCGCTCGGTCATGGCGGACGTTTCGCGGTGGAGTCGTACCTCGACTTCCACGGCAACAAGTTCACCCGACGATTCGACGCGAACAGCTACATCACGCTCGTAGAGGCCATGAACTCGCACGACGTCGGTCGCGGACGCGGCGGTGTCGAGGAGGCCCTGCACGCCGTCACCGCCACCACGCTCGTGCTCGGCATCGACAGCGACCGCCTGTTCCCCGTCGACGGGCAGCAGCGCATCGCCCGCAGCATCCCTCACGTGATCGACGACGAGGCCGTGGTCCTCACCAGCGACTTCGGACACGACGGCTTCCTCATCGAGACGGATGCCGTCGGCTCGAACCTCCGTCGACTGCTCGAGAGCTGA
- a CDS encoding endonuclease/exonuclease/phosphatase family protein: MIDVEQRPPRLRRTTTRHARRLAVAAVVMLVVVICGWVPGVVGTAVAAALPWLGLLLLAMMVTALFLARRVIVLILVPALLWFLAMSPALPTFPAPAGSASASASPLTVVSQNVRARSGGAAASATALAESGADVIALTELDGDSLAAASEVLAEEYPHSFTVGTVAVWSRYPLTDAEPLTLGLSWKRALRVEVQTPTAPVAVYVLHAASVRPGHQQDRDTMLGGIAEQVAADPADALIVVGDFNAPSTDPALAALRAEADWVRPTDGSLGFTWPVAFPLVRIDQVFVRGLDVITSSTMRAGHSDHLATVTRVR; encoded by the coding sequence ATGATCGACGTCGAACAACGACCGCCGCGGCTCCGGCGAACCACGACGCGTCATGCCAGACGACTCGCGGTCGCCGCCGTCGTGATGCTGGTCGTGGTCATCTGCGGATGGGTGCCCGGCGTCGTCGGCACGGCGGTCGCCGCCGCCCTCCCCTGGCTCGGCCTGCTCCTCCTCGCGATGATGGTCACGGCGCTGTTCCTCGCCCGTCGGGTGATCGTGCTCATCCTGGTTCCCGCCCTGCTCTGGTTCCTCGCGATGTCGCCGGCGCTTCCCACATTCCCCGCTCCTGCCGGCTCGGCGTCCGCCTCGGCCTCCCCCCTCACGGTCGTGAGTCAGAACGTCCGCGCGCGCTCCGGTGGCGCTGCCGCATCCGCGACCGCGCTCGCCGAGAGCGGCGCCGACGTGATCGCGCTGACCGAGCTCGACGGCGACAGCCTCGCCGCCGCGAGCGAGGTGCTCGCCGAGGAGTACCCGCACTCGTTCACGGTCGGCACCGTCGCCGTGTGGAGCCGCTATCCGCTCACCGACGCCGAGCCGCTCACGCTCGGCCTCAGCTGGAAGCGCGCCCTCCGCGTCGAGGTGCAGACGCCCACGGCACCCGTCGCCGTCTACGTGCTGCATGCCGCGTCCGTCCGCCCCGGCCATCAGCAGGATCGCGACACGATGCTGGGCGGCATCGCCGAGCAGGTCGCGGCCGACCCCGCCGACGCGCTCATCGTCGTCGGCGACTTCAACGCGCCATCGACCGACCCGGCACTGGCGGCACTGCGCGCGGAGGCCGACTGGGTCCGACCGACCGACGGATCCCTGGGATTCACGTGGCCGGTGGCGTTCCCCCTGGTCCGGATCGATCAGGTCTTCGTCCGCGGACTCGACGTGATCACCTCGAGCACGATGCGCGCCGGGCACAGCGATCACCTCGCCACGGTGACGCGGGTGCGCTGA
- a CDS encoding bifunctional o-acetylhomoserine/o-acetylserine sulfhydrylase: MSAPESWRFETKQIHSGAAPDPVTKARATPIYQTTSYVFDSADHAANLFALAEFGNIYTRIQNPTQDVLEQRLAALEGGTGALVLASGQAASTFAILNIAQAGDHFVASSSIYGGTYNLFKYTLAKLGIEVTFVENQDDPEEWRRAVRPNTKLFFAETIGNPQINILDIRAVSDIAHENGVPLIVDNTIATPYLIRPFEFGADIVVHSVTKFLGGHGTTIGGAIIDGGTFEWSKNVDTFPGLTVPDPSYHGASYTAAVGDPLAYIIKARVQLLRDLGSAIAPQSAWNLIQGIETLSLRIERHVQNAQEIAEWLDGRDDVATVNYSGLPSSPWYAKANEYAPRGVGAVLSFELKGGVEAGREFVNSLSLFSHLANIGDVRSLVIHPASTTHAQLTPEQQLTAGVTPGLVRLSVGIENIEDLKADLDQALAAARAVSEAARA, translated from the coding sequence ATGTCCGCACCCGAGTCCTGGCGCTTCGAGACCAAGCAGATCCACTCGGGCGCTGCCCCCGACCCGGTCACCAAGGCCCGCGCCACGCCGATCTACCAGACCACGTCCTACGTGTTCGACAGCGCGGACCACGCGGCGAACCTCTTCGCCCTCGCGGAGTTCGGCAACATCTACACCCGCATCCAGAACCCGACGCAGGATGTGCTGGAGCAGCGTCTCGCCGCCCTCGAAGGCGGCACCGGTGCCCTCGTCCTCGCCAGCGGCCAGGCGGCCTCGACGTTCGCGATCCTGAACATCGCGCAGGCCGGTGACCACTTCGTCGCCTCGAGCTCGATCTACGGCGGCACGTACAACCTCTTCAAGTACACGCTCGCGAAGCTCGGCATCGAGGTCACGTTCGTCGAGAACCAGGACGACCCCGAGGAGTGGCGCCGCGCCGTCCGCCCGAACACGAAGCTGTTCTTCGCGGAGACCATCGGCAACCCGCAGATCAACATCCTCGACATCCGCGCGGTCTCCGACATCGCGCACGAGAACGGCGTGCCGCTCATCGTCGACAACACGATCGCCACCCCGTACCTGATCCGCCCGTTCGAGTTCGGCGCCGACATCGTCGTGCACTCGGTCACCAAGTTCCTCGGCGGCCACGGCACCACCATCGGCGGCGCGATCATCGACGGCGGCACCTTCGAGTGGTCGAAGAACGTCGACACCTTCCCGGGCCTCACGGTTCCGGACCCCTCGTACCACGGCGCGAGCTACACCGCCGCCGTCGGCGACCCGCTTGCGTACATCATCAAGGCCCGCGTGCAGCTGCTCCGCGACCTCGGCTCGGCGATCGCCCCGCAGAGCGCGTGGAACCTCATCCAGGGCATCGAGACGCTGTCGCTGCGCATCGAGCGCCACGTGCAGAACGCCCAGGAGATCGCCGAGTGGCTCGACGGCCGCGACGACGTCGCGACGGTGAACTACTCGGGTCTGCCCTCCTCGCCCTGGTACGCCAAGGCCAACGAGTACGCTCCCCGGGGCGTCGGCGCGGTGCTGTCGTTCGAGCTCAAGGGCGGCGTGGAGGCCGGCCGCGAGTTCGTCAACAGCCTGTCGCTGTTCAGCCACCTCGCCAACATCGGCGACGTGCGCTCGCTCGTCATCCACCCGGCGTCGACCACGCACGCGCAGCTCACTCCCGAGCAGCAGCTCACGGCCGGTGTCACCCCGGGCCTCGTGCGCCTCTCGGTCGGCATCGAGAACATCGAGGACCTCAAGGCCGATCTCGACCAGGCTCTCGCCGCCGCTCGCGCCGTCTCGGAGGCCGCACGCGCCTGA
- a CDS encoding SDR family oxidoreductase, whose translation MVNRRAVVTGASSGIGAATVRALRARGWDVVGVARREDRLSALAAETGASAIACDLTDAAAVEALIGELAASGPVHALVQVAGGARGTDRIEDASTEDWQWMFDANVLASQRLVAGLLPLLRRAAEVDGHADTIFVTSTAAQSAYAGGGGYNAAKAAEGMLVKVLRQELNGEPIRVVEVAPGMVHTEEFTLNRLGGDSVAAEAVYAGVEAPLVADDVADVIAYALESPAHVNLDLITMRPVAQSAQHLLARGPLRVRSID comes from the coding sequence ATGGTGAACAGACGTGCAGTGGTGACAGGTGCGAGTTCCGGCATCGGCGCAGCGACGGTGCGTGCGCTCCGCGCTCGGGGATGGGATGTCGTCGGGGTCGCCCGACGCGAGGATCGGCTGTCGGCGCTCGCCGCGGAGACCGGAGCATCCGCGATCGCATGCGACCTGACGGATGCCGCGGCCGTCGAGGCGCTCATCGGCGAACTCGCGGCGTCGGGGCCGGTGCACGCGCTGGTGCAGGTGGCGGGCGGCGCCCGCGGCACCGACCGGATCGAGGACGCCTCCACCGAGGACTGGCAGTGGATGTTCGACGCGAACGTCCTGGCGAGCCAGCGTCTGGTCGCCGGCCTGCTTCCCCTGCTGCGTCGTGCGGCGGAGGTCGACGGCCACGCGGACACGATCTTCGTCACCTCCACGGCGGCGCAGTCGGCGTACGCGGGCGGCGGCGGGTACAACGCGGCGAAGGCGGCCGAGGGGATGCTGGTGAAGGTCCTCCGCCAGGAGCTCAACGGCGAGCCGATCCGCGTCGTCGAGGTCGCTCCGGGCATGGTGCACACGGAGGAGTTCACGCTCAACCGCCTGGGTGGGGACTCCGTCGCCGCCGAGGCCGTCTACGCGGGAGTCGAGGCTCCTCTCGTGGCCGACGACGTGGCCGACGTGATCGCGTACGCGCTGGAGTCGCCGGCCCACGTCAACCTCGACCTGATCACGATGCGTCCCGTCGCACAGTCGGCCCAGCACCTGCTCGCTCGCGGACCGCTGCGTGTGCGCTCGATCGACTGA
- a CDS encoding uracil-DNA glycosylase, with translation MAQSLAQLAADGRIDAGWAEALAPVQDVVTELGERLRAEQEAGHGYLPAGENVLRAFQRPLADVRVLITGQDPYPTPGHPIGLSFAVAREVRPLPRSLSNIYKERESDLGIPPAPHGDLTAWSDQGVLLLNRVLTVRSGAAASHRGWGWEKVTELAIRTLVARDQPLVAILWGKDAANLQPLLGETPIIASAHPSPLSARRGFFGSCPFSRANALLAEQGADPVDWRVEGEPAPSLS, from the coding sequence ATGGCGCAGTCCCTGGCCCAGCTCGCCGCGGACGGCCGGATCGACGCCGGGTGGGCGGAAGCCCTCGCGCCGGTGCAGGACGTGGTCACCGAGCTCGGTGAGCGACTCCGCGCCGAGCAGGAGGCAGGGCACGGCTATCTGCCCGCCGGGGAGAACGTGCTCCGGGCGTTCCAGCGGCCGTTGGCGGATGTGCGGGTGCTCATCACCGGGCAGGATCCGTACCCGACGCCGGGGCACCCCATCGGCCTGTCGTTCGCGGTCGCCCGCGAGGTGCGCCCGCTGCCGCGCAGCCTCTCCAACATCTACAAGGAGCGCGAGAGCGATCTGGGGATCCCGCCCGCTCCGCACGGCGATCTCACCGCGTGGAGCGACCAGGGCGTGCTGCTGCTGAACCGTGTCCTCACGGTGCGTTCCGGTGCCGCCGCCTCGCACCGCGGGTGGGGGTGGGAGAAGGTCACCGAGCTCGCGATCCGCACGCTCGTGGCCCGCGACCAGCCGCTCGTCGCGATCCTGTGGGGAAAGGATGCCGCGAACCTGCAGCCGCTGCTCGGCGAGACGCCGATCATCGCCTCGGCCCATCCGTCTCCGCTCTCGGCCCGTCGCGGGTTCTTCGGCTCCTGCCCGTTCTCCCGCGCGAACGCGCTGCTCGCGGAGCAGGGCGCCGATCCGGTCGACTGGAGAGTGGAAGGCGAGCCCGCTCCGTCTCTAAGCTGA